From the Hymenobacter yonginensis genome, one window contains:
- a CDS encoding LysM peptidoglycan-binding domain-containing protein, with translation MGLFDFLSNEGEKKPVEPVKPAATGDTDFFGNANAAAGETYTVVSGDSLSKIARNHYGDGTKWKQIYEANKAIIGADPDKIEIGQVLTLPKE, from the coding sequence ATGGGACTCTTTGATTTTCTCTCGAACGAAGGCGAAAAAAAACCCGTTGAACCCGTTAAGCCCGCTGCTACCGGTGACACCGACTTCTTCGGCAATGCCAACGCCGCCGCTGGCGAAACCTACACGGTAGTAAGCGGCGACTCGCTCTCTAAAATTGCCCGCAACCACTACGGCGACGGCACCAAATGGAAGCAGATATACGAAGCCAACAAAGCCATCATCGGCGCCGACCCCGACAAAATCGAAATCGGCCAGGTACTGACCCTGCCCAAAGAATAG